CCCCCCGGCCCCCCCCCGCCCGCCACCTCCAGCAGCACCACACCGAAGCTGTACACGTCGGACTCGGCGCTGGCCCTGCCGGTGACAATGCACTGGGGGTCTAAGTAGCCCGGAGTCCCTGAGACTGCTGTCATCGTCTGGGTCCCGGCGGCATGGTCGACAAGCCTCGCGAGCCCAAAGTCCCCGAGCTTGGCTCCGAAGGACTCGTCCAGCATCACGTTGCTGGGCTTGATGTCCCGGTGCAGCACGCACTGCTCCCACTCCTCGTGGAGGTAGAGCAGTGCCGATCCAAGCTCTAGCAATATCTTCATCCTCATCGGCCATGTCAGGAAGGTGCCCTGCTTGCCGTGGAGATGGATGTCGAGGCTGCGGTTGGGCATGAGCTCGTAGACCAGCAGGAGCTCCTCTCGGCCATGGCACCAGCCGAGGAGCTGCACCAGGTTCCGGTGGCGCAGCCTGCTTATCACCTTGATCTCCGACTTGTACTCCCTCTTCCCTTGCAGGGAGGACTCATGCTTGGAGAACCTCTTAATGGCCACAGCAAGCCCAGCTGGCTCTCTCAGGTAGCCTCGGTAAACCGCACCAAAGCCACCTTGCCCAAGCTTCTCCTCCGCGGCGAAGTTCCTGGTCGCTTCCACGAGCTCTTGGTATGGGAATCGCCTTGGCCCCGTCCCCATCTCGATCTCAGTCATCGGATCACCTTCGCCTTCCGAGTCTGTGTAGTGGTCCTCCGTCTCCACGATTCTCTGGCGATGGCGGCGCCGCACTACGAGTGCTGCTGTGGCAGCAAAGAGGAGCACGAGGAACAATGTTGCGCCAGCAGCTGCCCCAGCTATAACTCCAGGGCCCGGCCTTGACGGGGAGGATGTTGCTGctggtggtggtgatggtggtggcggcggttcCAACGAAGAGTTGAAGGACCAAGAGCGTAGCTGATGCAGTTCGATGGCGTTGGATGTGGACGCGGAGAAGCCAACGGAGACCTGCTCCGGCAGTGCGCTCTTGAGGTCAACCTTGGAGCGAAGGCTGTAATTCCGGTCCCTGGCCTGGCCGGATCTATCATCACCGACCCATACCGTCACCGCCAAGATGCTCCTAACATTGTCGTACTCGACCATAGCAGTCAGGTTGTCCGTCAGCTCGAAGCTCGGCAGGGTCTGCGTGCTCACCGACCGGAGGGAGTTGACATCAATGCCGATGTGGTCGTAGGTCTCACGGGGATCGGACACCACCGTATTGTTGAAGGTGTCGAACTCGACCGCCACGAACCGGCTGTCCCCCGGCGCGGCTGGACGGGTAGGCGGCGAGGAAGAAGGCCATCCCTTGCCCCTTGCTGTTGATGTCGCCGGAGATGGCGAACGAGAAGCGGGTGGTGAAGCTGGCCACCTCGCCTGTCGCCTTGTCCCAGAGCAGCATCGGCCTGGCGTTGTATGACGCCCGACCATTGCTGTAATCGATATTACCAAACCTGTTGGCGCTGATGTCGATCCATCCGACGCTGAAGGACGCGTCGCCTTCGATCTTGATGTCGTTCTGGTCCGCCGAGCTGAAGGTGGAGTAGTTGAAGGACAAGGAGACGGCAGGAGCAGGGAGGTAGAAGAAGATGAGGAGGATGGTTGCTGTCGAAAAGCCAGACATCCCGGGCGCCGGCGACGATGCATCCTCGATGCATAAAATCTGTTATACATAGATAAAGAGAAACGCCAGGAAGAAGTCAATCTAGCTGCCTGGTAAAATTAATACTAGTTCAATCTCCTATCTAGTCTAGAACGCTGAAAGCTTCAATCACTAGTCAACTCCGACTCCTTGACTACTTCCCAGCTAAGGAACTCAGATTTTCTGCGGATTAGCTAAAATGCAGCCTGAGTGCGTTTTTGTTAAAACGCAGCCGATTTCTAGGCCGTGCGATTCATTCGTGATTCACGGTGATCAAGCCGGAGATGGGTCTGACTCTGAACTGCGCTGAAGGTCATGGCGGCGACCGGTCAGGCGGCCACGTTTATGTTAAACCACACCGTGAATAATGGTCTGTCTATTTGATGTAACATCTGCTGACTCCTCTGTTAAAACAGCTAGATTCTGGTTGAACAAATCAAGTATACTTGTTCAAACCACACTACTTTTTGGAGCATTTATAACTAATACTCCTACGTAACAAAGATTCATTCCGTGGAAGCGCCAGGTCAAAGCAAACAAGGTAAAATAAGACACCTTAGAAACCTACGTACTAAGGACAAACTGACCATACAAGCAAGTTGGAACCACCCTGGGGTCCCTGGCAAATGACAAACTTTCAGCTCTATGCAGCAGTTAGTCCGCACACATACCATGAGCATTGCAAAACTACTGAATGTCATTCCGGAGTAAACATTCACACGAGTAAAGCATTATCCGATACTAATTCAATGAAAAGAACAATGAACTTACTTGCTATGATGAGTTTCACATATATTTCCCCCCTTCCCTATCCACGGAAAGGTCTAGATTAGTCAAAACTCAGAGCATCCCTGTGTTAGAACTGTTTTCAGGATGAGGAGTTGCTAGATCAATGAGCTATACCCAACAGTTGCCTGATTCTCAAATAATATTACTACCAGGTAAGGGAAACTACCCTATGACTCATATGCATGTCTGTTCTGTGTAACAGAACCATTTGAAtaaaacatgcctacttgttcaTCATACTACTATGAAAAAGTGAGTCTCGTTATAATAAAGATGTTTAGACAGAAGCAAGAAAACAGACTCAATAATAAACTATCAACTAATATCGAAAAGAGGATTATTGCTGAGTTATTAAGCTATAATATAATGGGAAATGCAGAGCAGAGGCAAAGAACTTCACTTTCTATTTTCAAGAAATCCATCTAAGCCACACTACACCAACAGCCATTTAGTGGCACAGACCATCATTACCTAGCCCCAGTTTTCTCCAGGGTGGTTTACATCTCAGTTTACCAAAGTACACAAGAAGAAAGCTCATGCCAGCACTAAGTGCTGCCCCAAGCTTAGCAAAGAGCTCCCTATGATGAAGCTAAGATATTCTCATAGGCTTGTAGGCTGTGAATTTTCGTCATACATCAAAATGTCGATTAAAAAGTTTGTATGGGGTGCCTATGAACCAACAATGCCAGTGATTATGTTTGTTGTTTCATCATATCAGCCAGAAATAAGAACCGTTCTAATTCCTCACATTCATATAAACGCATACGTTCTTCTGACATTCAATTTAGATGCAAACctttttttttttcatttttcatcCAAGTGACTTTTGTTCCCCTCCATGTACATTTTGACAGTAAAATTGGCATGTGACAAATTAATAAGCATACATGCAACATACCACAGCTAGGCCTGTAAGGTCAGCTTATTCAAAAGCCTCAATGCCGTAAATGTTCCATATGGCCGTTGCTTCATAGAAAATTTTGTTTCAGAAAGCAAATTTAGCATATGTTTAGAGATAAATTTGATGCTACTATAAATAAATTGTAGTAATGTAAACACATTGATATATTTACACCTTGATCAGTAATATATACGATGCAGCCCGCAGAAAATGAAAGAGAACAAAAAAAGTAGCATAAAGAAAACCTTTTTGGCTGCTGACAGCATTCCGTGCCCTTGAATCTTTCAGCCTTTCTGATAAACCAGTGTCTGCTGTCTGCTTGGGCTTGTCTTGCATTGCCATACCATGATGACCAGAAGCTTCTTGTTCGATTTCCTTCACCTATATAACAATCATAAGCATATCAGAATAGGGCTTGGTGTTCGTAATCAACAATAATGTGTACCTTAAACCATGATTCATCATAAACAAACATTTTTTCTAAGAAAAAACACAAGAAACAAATTGTATGTTGACTTACCCTTTTAAATCAAACGTGCTCATAGCACGAGGCAAGTCTTCAGGGTCCCATCTAAACCGTACCTGAGCTGCAGAAGAGAAGCGCTCCATCGTCTTATCGCTGAGTCTATCAAACAATCAAAACTGTACCAGGCTGTTGCCCGATGGCACATTTTCTGATTGTAGACACACGCAGTGGGTTTCCCGGTGATGCTCGCCCACCAACCATTCCCGGTCTTCTATCTCAGCGTCGTTGCACTTTGTATTTCCGTTATGCAAGTGATGGAACCTGGTTCAAAAATTTATAAACCAGAAGTGAAGTGTGAAATAGTATATGTAGTGTATATAGTAATGATATCTCAACGGACTTAGAAATAAAGGCTGTAGAGGATTCCATAAGGTTACCAACTAATCAAGCCTGTCCCCCATACTCAAACAAAACAATGTACTATAAAATAGAGAGTATGACCAGATCACGTACTAGAGCCGGCCGGTGACAGTTAGTAACTTGGAATCATGTTCCACCTGCCTACTATATATGACAACGAGAGATCACCACATCATCAATCCAACACTCCCGATAACAAATCAAAGGTTTTTTTTTCCTAAAATAAAGAAGAGAACAATCAAACGCACGCCATAACCTAAACAAATGACCAGCACTAGTACTGATGTTTCAGTAGAGAAGAATATGCCGTGTTTTAACTGGTCGTCGAGGTGCTACCATGTCCGTCTGAAGAACTGGTTGTTGTACAAGTGGTGTGCGGTGGGACGCTGGTGCTGGTGGACGATGGCAGCAACGTTGACAGCCCATCATCCACGTCCAAGGCGGACGGTGGCTGAGCATATGTCGGCACCGGCATCTTGGAGGGGAGCACTGGCAGCTTGTCGACCTTGGAGTGGAGCTTGGCCATGGCTTCTCTGATGGTCGGCCGCGCGCTCGGGTCCGGGTGTGCACACCACAGCCCGACGACCAGCACCCTCTCCACCTGTGCTGCGTCTAAGTCACCATTCAGCAGCTTGTCGGCGGACTCAAGAATAGATCCCCGGCCGTACAGCCCCCAAACCCACTCAACCAGCCGGAACACGCCACCGTTCTTTTGTTGCTGGTCCTGATCGGTCGCAGTGAAGCTCATCGGCTTCCTGCCGCACACCACCTCCAGCAGAACCACGCCGAAGCTGTACACGTCTGACTCAGTGCTGGCCCTTCCGGTGACGACACACTGGGGGTCCAAGTAGCCCGGAGTCCCTGAGACTGCGGTCATAGTCTGCGTCCCGGTGGCATGGTCGACAAGCCTTGCGAGCCCGAAGTCGCCCAGCTTAGCTCCAAATGACTCGTCTAGCATCATGTTGCTGGGCTTGATGTCCCGGTGCAGCACGCACTGCTCCCACTCCTCGTGGAGGTAGAGCAGCACGGACCCGAGCTCCATCACTATCCTCATCCTCATCGGCCATGTGAGGAAGGTGCCCTGCTTGCCATGGAGATGGATGTCGAGGCTGCGGTTGGGCATGAGCTCGTAAACCAGCAGGAGCTCCTCGCGGCCATGGCTCCAGCCGAGGAGCTGCACGAGGTTCCGGTGGCGCAGCCTGCTTATCACCTTGATCTCTGACTTGTACTCCCTCTTTCCTTGCAGGGAAGAATCATGCTTGGAGAACCTCTTAATGGCCACGGGAAGCCCAGCTGGCTCTCTCAGGTAGCCTCGGTAAACCGCACCGAAGCCACCTTGCCCAAGCTTCTCCTCCGCGGCAAAGTTCCTCGTCGCTTCCACGAGCTCGTGGTATGAGAACCGCCTTGGCCCCTTCACCATCTCGATCTCCATCATCGGGTCACCTTCGCCTTCCGAGTCTGTGTGGTACTCATCCATCTCCACCATTTTTTGTTGATGGTGGCGACGCACAACGAGTGCCACTGTAGCGGCGAAGATGAGCACGAGGGACACTGATGCACCAGCAGCTGCCCCGGCTATTACTCCCGGACCCAGCCTTGACAGGGAAGATATTGCTgctgctggcggcggcggcggttccAATGAAGATATGAAGGACCAAGAGTGTAGCTGATGCAGTTCGATGGCGTTGGATGTGGATGCGGAGAAGCCGACCGAGACCTGCTCCGGCAGTGCGCTCTTGAGGTCAACCTTGGAGCGAAGGTTGTAACTCCTGTTTCTTGGCTTGCCTTCGTTATCATCACCGAGCCACACCGTCACTGACAAGATGCTGGAAACATTGTCGTAGTTGATGTCGGCAGTCAGGTTGCCCGTCAGCTCGAAGCTTGGCATAGTCAGTGTGCGCACCGACCGGAGGGAGCTGATGTCGATGCCGATGTGGTCGAAGGTATCGTGGGGGTCGGACACCACTGTATTGTTGAAGGTGTCGAACTCCACCGCCACGAACCGGCTGTCGCCGGCCGGCACGGCATCCGCGCTCTGGTTGGTGAGGGCGAGGTTGTAGTCAGGGCAGCGGGCTGGCAGGCTGGACGGGTAGCCGGCGAGAAAGAAGGCCATGCCTTGCCCCTTGCTGCTGATGTTGCCGGAGATGACGAACGAGAAGCGCGTGGTGAAGCTGGCAACCTCGCCGGTCGCCCTGTCCCATAGCAGCATCGGCTGGGGGGTGTACCGGCCATTGCTGTAGTCGATGCTTCCGTACCTGTTGGCGCTGATGTCGACCCATCCAACGCTGAAGGATGCGTCGCCTTCGATCTTGATGGCGTTCTGGTCCGCTGAGCTGAATGTGGAGTAGTTGAAGGACAAGGAGATGGCAACAGTAGGAaggtagaagaagaagatgagcaGGAGGAGGAGAGCACAAGTGGTGGATGCCGAAAAGCCAACCATCCTCGCATCGGCGATGATCACGATGCATCAACTCTATTATACGATGCATAAAGAGAAACGCCAGGAATAAGTCATTCCAGCTAAGAGACTCCTTAGCTTCATTCCAGCTAAGAAACTCAGATTTTCTGCAGATCAGCTAAAATGCAGTCGCCCCGTTTTCATTAAACTGCAGACGATTTCTAGGTCAGGCGATTCATCCGTGATTCATGATGATCAAGACGGGGACGGGGATGACACAGAGCGGAGACGAGTCTGAACTGAGCTGAAGATGGTGGTTTCTTTTCTAAATTTCTTCTATCTATTTCTGAACTCTGATAcagatgtactccctccgtaaactaacactcttatattagtttacagagggagtactacataTCCTCATGTACAGGCTACTTTTCGTCAAAAGAAAAAGCTGAACAAAGCAGCAGTGGGCAGCAGCGACCGGCCAGGCAGCAGCGTTTTCGTTAAACCACGTCATGAATAATAGTACTCTATATATATTTGAACGTAACATCTTCTAATTTCCACTATGTTAAGACAGCTACAATATGGTTGAACAAATCAAGCATACTTGTTCAACGATACTACTTTTTTCAAGGAAAAAAAAAGGAGCATTCTTAATTAATACTCCTTAGGATCCTACGCACCAAGGACAAACTAACAAAACAAGCAAGTTGGAACCACCATGGCAAATGGCAAACTATCAGCTTTAAGCATCAGTTAGTCCGCACATACCATGACCATTGCTAAATTGCTGATCGGCGTTGTCTGTGGCATTCCATAAGTAAACACCCACATGGGTACATCATTGCCCAACACTTAATTCATTTTCTTTGAAAAGAACAGTGAACTTGCTATGCTGAGATTTCACATATATTTTTCCATTCCCCTATCCAAGGAAAGGGCTACATTAGTTAAAACTCAGATCATGCAGGTATTAGGACTGTTTTCAGGATGAGAAATTGCTAGATCAACCCAACAGCTGCCTGATTGTCAAATAGTACTACCCGTCTACCCCCGTCCTAAATTATAAGACGTGCCTACCAAAACGTCTTATAATTTGGGGCAGAGGAAGTACTACACTAGCTAGGGGAAGCTACACGGATCCATTTGAATAAATTACGCCTACTTGTTCACATCATACAATTATGAATATACCAATAAACATTAAAAAATATGAATAACAGAGATACATTGTGTAAACGTGCTGACTCAAGCAAAAGATGTAACCTCATATTAATAAGGGAAGATGTTTACACACAAGCAAGAAAACAATACGCAATATGCAGATAATAAACTATCCGAAAGGAGAATCCTGCTGACTTGCTGAGTTAGACAGACTATAATGGGTAATTCAGAGCAGACGCAAAGCACTGGACCTTTTTATTCTCTCAATTTTCAGGAAACCTAAGCCGTACGTACGGCAACCAGTGGGCATTTAGGCACCGGCGCACCGCACAGACCAGCACTACTTGCTTAATCCCAGTTTTCTCCACGGTGGTTTATTTCTTAGGTTGCCAAAAGTGAAAATACTTGGAAGGGGGGAGTacagaagaaaaagaaaaggttGTACCAGGCGGCAATACCCAAACCATTTCCCCAACACTGCCACAAGCTGAGAAAACATATAGGTCTAGATTATCTTGTGAAGATTTCACCTCCTGCCTGACCTGATGATGGATTGTGCACACATACTGATAATCAACTTTGGACTAGCAATGCCTGGAGATCGAACAAGTTAGAGCATCGCTATGAGATGAAGATCATAGATAGGCAGATTAGTACCGTGCATGTAACCAAACCATGGATCATACAGATTTCACAGGTTAAAGAGCTAAGTACTGGAGTTGACTTGATTAGTGACCCTCTTGTCCTGGTCAGGGCAAATTTGAAGCATAAACTTTCTACCTGCGTAGTTGCCGAGCTGCCCTTCGTAGTGGCTAATCGCCGGAGCCTCCCCTCGACGCGTCGCTCCTCCACGGCAAAGAACAGCGCTCGCCTGGCCCCCGTCGGCGGCTCGGTCGCCTACTCCGATGCATCGCCAGATCTCGAGCTTCCCCTGCATTCCTCCCAGCGCTGGCGCCACAGGCCGGCCTCGCGGAAGTCAGGCGGTATACGGGCCGCGGTGTGGACGGTGGCCGTCGGCGGCGGAGGATTCCGGTGAGATTTGGGGGAGGGGGGCTTGACGGCTGGACGGGCCGTCGTGGAGCGCATTCTAGTGGGCCCGGGCTACCCGTAGCAGGCCTCGTGGCTCAGTTAATTCCGCACAACCACTCAAAAAGAAAAAAGGTTCATTTCGcactttctttttcttttccagACACGTACACTCACATTTCTCTCAAAGACACACACACTTACTCTCCAGActaattttgaaaaaaaaatctccAAACCTTTCTTCATGAGATGGATCATACTAATACACGTATACTCAACAAAAGGAAAAACTTGCTCCACTTAGTTAAGTTTGCGCATCTCATAAGAATGGGAGTTTTCTAGTTTACGGGGATTTTAGGATATAATAACTGGTAAATTTTAATGAACATTTCAAAAATAGGATTTTGAGGTTGCTTCTTGAAATATAAAACGTTGTGACATTGTAGTTTTCTTCGGACCTGGGACTGATAGTATTTAACACGACCGGCTGCTAGGCTATTCTTCTTGCATGCTTTTGGTAAATTATGTCCTGGCAATTGATTAATTGGGTGGATGAGTCCCAAGTATTTTAGTGACTCTTGGCAGTATGAATTCGCATCTCTATTTAATTACTCACTAAGCAAGAGTGACACGACGACCGCGTGGCCTAATGGATAAGGCGCTCGCCTCCGGAGCGGGAGATTCTGGGTTCGAGTCCCAGCGTGGTCGCATTTTTTGTCTTTTTGCACGTTCATGTCCCGCCGCCGTTTATGTGTTCGTCCCCCTCCCCCGTCGCATTTTGTCTTTTGCACGTTCATGTCCCGCCGCCGTTTATGTGTTCGTCCCCCTCCCCCGTCGCATTTTGTCTTTTGCACGTTCATGTCCCGCCGCCGTTTATGTGTTCGTCCCCCTCCCCCGTCGCATTTTGTCTTTTGCACGTTCATGTCCCGCCGCCGTTTATGTGTTCGTCCCCCTCCCCCGTCGCATTTTGTCTTTTGCACGTTCATGTCCCGCCGCCGTTTATGTGTTCGTCCCCCTCCCCCGTCG
The window above is part of the Triticum urartu cultivar G1812 unplaced genomic scaffold, Tu2.1 TuUngrouped_contig_4494, whole genome shotgun sequence genome. Proteins encoded here:
- the LOC125527908 gene encoding LOW QUALITY PROTEIN: uncharacterized protein LOC125527908 (The sequence of the model RefSeq protein was modified relative to this genomic sequence to represent the inferred CDS: inserted 2 bases in 1 codon; deleted 2 bases in 1 codon; added 513 bases not found in genome assembly) encodes the protein MVGFSASTTCALLLLLIFFFYLPTVAISLSFNYSTFSSADQNAIKIEGDASFSVGWVDISANRYGSIDYSNGRYTPQPMLLWDRATGEVASFTTRFSFVISGNISSKGQGMAFFLAGYPSSLPARCPDYNLALTNQSADAVPAGDSRFVAVEFDTFNNTVVSDPHDTFDHIGIDISSLRSVRTLTMPSFELTGNLTADINYDNVSSILSVTVWLGDDNEGKPRNRSYNLRSKVDLKSALPEQVSVGFSASTSNAIELHQLHSWSFISSLEPPPPPAAAISSLSRLGPGVIAGAAAGASVSLVLIFAATVALVVRRHHQQKMVEMDEYHTDSEGEGDPMMEIEMVKGPRRFSYHELVEATRNFAAEEKLGQGGFGAVYRGYLREPAGLPVAIKRFSKHDSSLQGKREYKSEIKVISRLRHRNLVQLLGWSHGREELLLVYELMPNRSLDIHLHGKQGTFLTWPMRMRIVMELGSVLLYLHEEWEQCVLHRDIKPSNMMLDESFGAKLGDFGLARLVDHATGTQTMTAVSGTPGYLDPQCVVTGRASTESDVYSFGVVLLEVVCGRKPMSFTATDQDQQQKNGGVFRLVEWVWGLYGRGSILESADKLLNGDLDAAQVERVLVVGLWCAHPDPSARPTIREAMAKLHSKVDKLPVLPSKMPVPTYAQPPSALDVDDGLSTLLPSSTSTSVPPHTTCSITCITETKCNDAEIEDREWLVKEIEQEASGHHGMAMQDKPKQTADTGLSERLKDSRARNAILCIEDASSPAPGMSGFSTATILLIFFYLPAPAVSLSFNYSTFSSADQNDIKIEGDASFSVGWIDISANRFGNIDYSNGRASYNARPMLLWDKATGEVASFTTRFSFAISGDINSKGQGMAFFLAAYPSSXAPGDSRFVAVEFDTFNNTVVSDPRETYDHIGIDVNSLRSVSTQTLPSFELTDNLTAMVEYDNVRSILAVTVWVGDDRSGQARDRNYSLRSKVDLKSALPEQVSVGFSASTSNAIELHQLRSWSFNSSLEPPPPPSPPPAATSSPSRPGPGVIAGAAAGATLFLVLLFAATAALVVRRRHRQRIVETEDHYTDSEGEGDPMTEIEMGTGPRRFPYQELVEATRNFAAEEKLGQGGFGAVYRGYLREPAGLAVAIKRFSKHESSLQGKREYKSEIKVISRLRHRNLVQLLGWCHGREELLLVYELMPNRSLDIHLHGKQGTFLTWPMRMKILLELGSALLYLHEEWEQCVLHRDIKPSNVMLDESFGAKLGDFGLARLVDHAAGTQTMTAVSGTPGYLDPQCIVTGRASAESDVYSFGVVLLEVACGRKPMSMIPSDEDQQRKNGGVFRLVEWAWGLYGRGAILEAADERLNGDYDPPEVERVMIVGLWCAHPDTSARPTIREALATLHSCSQLPVLPSKMPVPTYAPPPLALGDEVGLSTSLISSSSSVPPPTSGTATTISSRASTPTNKSKVCLRSEKKKEQVKRSHNKLNTI